In Mustela erminea isolate mMusErm1 chromosome 7, mMusErm1.Pri, whole genome shotgun sequence, the genomic stretch TACGTTATACCCTCTAGCTCCGTCCCTGTCATTGcgaacagcaagatttcattatttttctggctgaataacattcctccgtgtgtgtgtgtgtgtgtggcacacCTTCTTGACCAGTTCTCTGTCTGTGCACACTTGGGTGGCTTCCGAGTCTTGGCTATGTGGACGTTGCTGCcgtaaacataggggtgcgtgtatccttccaaattagtgtttttgtgtcctgtgggtagatacccagtagtggacTGGCTGGGTCATCCAGTCGCTCTGTGTTTTATcttctgaggagcctccatgccGTCTTCCAGAACCGCTGAACCTGTTTGCATTCCTGCCGACAGCGCACGAGGCTCCTTTCTCTCTGCGCCCTTGACAACACCTGTTGGTTCTTGTGTTGCTGACTGTGGGAGGCCACACCTCATCCTGCTTGTGAGCTGCTTTCCCCGATGAGGAGTGACGTGGAGCGTCTTCTCGTGTCTgtgggccatttgtatgtcttctttggagaagtacctgttcgtgtcttctgcccactttttttttttttaagattttatttatttatttgtcaggcatagagggagagcgagcgagtgagcacaggcagacagagaggcaggcagaggcagagggagaagcaggctccctgccgagcaaggagcccgatgcgggactcgatcccaggacgctgggatcatgacctaaggcgaaggcagccgcttaaccaactgagccacccaggcgtcccttctgcccacttttaaattggattatttgggttttgggtgttgcgttgtgtaagttctttaggTAATTTAGATACTAACCTTCTGTGGGATGAGTcactgcaaatatcttctcccattcttatGTTGGCTCTTAGTTTGCTGgttgtttccttggctgtgcagaagctttctgtTCTAACCCAgcagttgatttttgcttttgtctcccttgcctgAAGGGACCTATCTAGAAAATGTCACTGCGAccaatgtcagagacattactgcctatgCACTCTTCCAGGGTTTTGATGCGTTTAGGTGTCACATTCAGGTCCCCagtctgttttgagtttatttatgtgtCTGCTGTAAGAgagtggtccggtttcattcttctgcatgtggccgtccagttttcccagcgccGCTGGTTGGAGAGACGgcctttcttgttcctttgttgaagattaattgaccatataattgtgggttcatttctgggctctccgtCCTGTTTCACTGagctgtgtgtctgttttgtggcAGTCGTTACTGTTTTGGTGACTGTGGCTCTGTAGTAGaacttgaggtctggaattgtgaagcttccagctttgctttgctttttcaagaaaaaacagCCTCGTCTTTCTCCGGGAGTGCACCGGAAGTGCGACGGGGCAAGTGTGTCCTCCGCCCCCAGGGCCTTGGGCTGTGATCGAATTCGGACGTAATTGGTTACGATGAGGTTGTTCTGGAGTAAGGTGTACAGTATGACCCGTGTCCTTAGAAAACGGGGACACGGGACGTGGGCTCACGGGGAGGAGGTGGGAATCTGGAGGCAGAGACCGGGTGGTGATGCTGATGCGTCCAAGGATGGCCAAGGACTGCCGGCCACCAGCAGAAGTGGGGACAGGTCTGGACACGCCCTCCCGCAGAGCCCTGGTGGGAGCTGGTCCACACCTCTGGCCTCCGGGCTGTGCGAGAGTCCAGTTCTCCGGGCCTCCCGGTCTGGGTCCTGAGTTCTGGAAGCCCGCGGAAGCTAATGGAGGCCGCAGAGAGAACACGGCAGACAGACTAGGAGATGGTTTTAGGGGGGCGCCACAGCAGGGCGCCTGAGTCTCCTGGgcatccctgttttatttttaaggttgtgTCCTGAAGGGTGTGGATGAGGCGCCCTTGGGATGTCACATCTGGGAAGAAGTCACTTGAGCTGCTCACTGGCGCTGGCCATTGGGAGCTGTGTGTAGGGTTCTGCTCCTGGGCTGTGCCGGTGGTCAGCCTCGAGCCCGGAAACTCCCTGCGGACGGCTGCTGAGGTCCCCCTGCCCAGAGGCCACCCCGCAGCCGGGCTCCCCGGGACGCTGTGCTGTGCCGAAACTCCACAGGCGCGTGGGTGTCGAGCGCGTGGCTAACTCGCGTGTTCTTGCCCCCACAGAGTCTGCGGAACAGCACCACCAAGACTTCCAGATGAACAACCGGAAGGAAGACATGGAAATCGCGTCCCACTACCGGCACCTGCTCCGTGAGCTCAACGAGCAGAGGCAGCATGGCGTCCTGTGTGACGTGTGTGTCGTGGTGGAGGGCAAGGTCTTCAAGGCCCACAAGAACGTCCTGCTCGGCAGTAGCCGCTACTTCAAGACGCTTTACTGCCAGGTGCAGAAGACGTCGGACCAGGCTACGGTCACACACTTGGACATTGTCACGGCCCAGGGCTTCAAGGCCATCATCGACTTCATGTACTCGGCCCACCTGGCCCTCACCAGCAGGAATGTCATCGAGGTGATGTCCGCGGCCAGCTTCCTGCAGATGACGGACATCGTGCAGGCCTGCCACGACTTCATCAAGGCCGCACTGGACATCAGCATCAAGCCAGACGCCTCGGACGAGCTTGCGGAGTTCGAGATCAGCGCCCCCCCCGGCAGCAGCACCGATGCGCTGATCTCGGCCGTGATGGCCGGAAGGAGCATCTCGCCGTGGCTGGCCCGGCGCACGAGCCCCGCCAATTCCTCTGGAGACTCGGCCATCGCCAGCTGCCACGAGGGGAGCAGCAGCTACGGGAAGGAAGACCAGGAGCCCAAGGCCGACGGGCCCGATGACATCGCCTCGCAGTCGCTGTGGCCAGGCGACGTGGGCTACGGGTCTCTGCGGGTCAAGGAAGAGCAGGTTTCGCCGTCTCACTACGGAGGGAGCGAGCTGCCCTCCGCCAGGGACGGCGCGATGCAGAACCCCTTCTCCGAGCAGGTGGGAGGCGACGGCTGGCAGCCCGCAGGTCGGAGGAAGAATCGGAAAAACAAGGAGACGGTCCGGCACATCACGCAGCAGGTGCAGGACGAGAGCCGGGCCGGCTCCCCCGTGGCCTCTTTCCTTCCGACGTCCGGGTGGCCGTTCAGCAGCCGAGACTCAAGTAAGCCTTTTGTTTCTTCTGGGCCGGGGCGAGAGCCCGTCACCCTGTGCATCAGTGGCCCTTGGCCGTTCGTTCTGCAGGTGAAGCCGCGCCTTCCAGGCTCCCCCGGTGCCTCCCCCAGGGCCGTCTCCAGTGGCGGCAGATGGGTCCAAGCGCATGGACTCGGACTTTGGGGACCCCAGCCGTCCGAGGCCCCGTGTCCCAGGCCCACGGGGCCCACCTGAGGTGGGGCTTCTCTAACGCTGAGGGGTCAGCGGCTGGAAAAGGGGGGTGACGCCTGGCATGGGGTCAGGTTGAAGGGTCCGCTTCCCTTCTTAGCGGAGAGCCTTTCGTAAGTACCGGGGAGGGGACCTTCATCTTAAAAGATTTAAACGTTAAAATGTCAAAAGGTGGGGGAGTGCTTGCGATAAGATGTCAACGTGGAACCTCTCAGGCCCTCGCCCTCCGCGGCCTCCGTCTGGTTTTCTGTCCAGCAGCCGTGGGTCTTGGTCGTCGCTGGGGACGTTGAGCAAACCGTGACAGGCCTGAGTTCTGCCCCTGCCAAGACCTGGCTTGACCCGGGGGCACCCAAAGACCTCTGGCGGTAAAGCACTCCTCGCAGTGAGGGTGTCTCCTGTTTCCAACCAGGGCAGCTGTGGTGGTCCAGGCTAACAGACGTGTCTTGCTGTTGTGGGACATTACTGAACAATGAGCCCCCCCTCGGCCCCGcgtccagccccccccccccgtgaggGTCAGTGGGCTCTAGGCTTAGCCTTGCTGAGGTGGTCCCCAGTCTGGACGACAGTTCTGTGTCTGTCTCGCAGATGAGGGGGCAGCAAACCAGACAGTTACCGAAACAGCAGGTGCCTTCCCTGGTGCTGAGCTCGTGAGGACGGCTgctgcctctcccagcccccgGGGAGAAAGGGGCGCCggttccctccagcccctggtgcAGTGAGGTgcggaggggtgaggaggggcgtCCGGTAGAACAGAGTTGGCCCAGAGCAGGGTGGGGACGTCGCCGCGAGTTCTTGTCCTGGGGAGGGCCCTCCAGGAAGGCCTCCAGGAAGGCCGGAAGGTGGGAGCggacagagctgaaggcagcacaCTGGGGTAATGGTCCTGACAAAGGCCACAGATACTGAGCGTCCTGTCCTCGGATGGCCAGGCGGCTGGGGGGGCCCTGGACAAGCCTggctccagctccctgctctcgATACGCTAGCTTTTATTATCGTGGCGAGATGCCTATGCCATCACCGTTGCTTTTTTAACCCTTTCCAAGTGTGTAATGTATCAGCATTAAATACAAGCGCATTGTTACGCACCCATCGTTACTGTTTGTCTTCAAAAGGGTTCCGTCATCCTGAACCGAGactctatacccattaagcaGTACCTCCCCGAGATGCACGTAGCCTGCGttattctctctgtccctgtgtgtTCCGGGCCCTGAGCACACGGCCAGACCcctgtctgttcaggttttccacCGCAGACTGCGCTGGGCGCTCTAGGACGGAGGcggcatcccccacccccatccactGGATGCCGGCAACAACCCGTCTCCGAGTTTGGTGACAACCAAAAGTGTGTCCAGGCATTGTAATTGTCACTGACAGGCAGCACCCTACAGCTCCTGGGGTTTAGCCCAGCTGAGACGGTGGAGGTGATCGCAAAGCCGCCTGTCTTCCTGCCAGCCGCCGGCAAGGAGGGTGCACTCCGTGTGCCCCCGACCCAGTTTCCGCTCTCACCAGCTCTGGCTCAACTCTGAGAGGCAGCAGTCCCTGGCAGATGACTGAAGGACAGATGCTCTGTGTGGCACCTTCTGGGGCGGTCAGGGCCACAGTCCTGTCCTGGGACACCTGCCTGGTGGCCGTCAGCCGCCCAGTGGGCTAGGATGCTGGAGGCCGGGCGGTTTGAGGGCCCATCAGCACCGTGAAGAATGCTCGCTCCTCCGGCCTGTGGGTTTGAGGGTTTGAAATGCAGTTGTCAAGCAGAAGGTGTTTTTAGAATCCAACAAGTGATCTCGGCTGCGTACTTTTGTTAATGTCTTAAATCTCTTGGGTTACCAAGGCAACTGCAAACCGCTTCTGTTAGATTATTCTGAGTTGCAAAGACAAGGACATGAGGTTGTAGCTCGCATAGGATGGCTTCTGCCTGCTGTGGCCGTCGCTTCCTCCTCCATCCTGGCCCTGGAGCTGGCGTGGAAATGGGAATTGTGACCCCCTTGGAGGTCAGTTTGTTTTCACCAAGTATCTATTACCTCTTAGCAGAGTGTTTTAACTTCTCATCCTATTTGTAGGAGAAAGGGCCCCCCATTCCAAGGGAGTGCGTCAGGTGGTAAGTGCAGATCGTTTGGGGGCTCAGTACAAACGCACGGGGAGCCAGCTCTGCGCCCAGGGCTGCCGGCCCTGCCCTTCTGTGTGTCCGCACCTTGTGATTCCAAGCCTGTTGGCATTTAAGAGTGACTTTTCCATGGGGTGCCAgggcggctcagtgggtgaagcctctgccttcggctcaggtcatgatctcagggtcctgggatcgagccccgcatcgggctctctgctccgcggggagcctgcttcctcctctctctgcctgcctctctgcctacttgtgatctctgtcacataaataaataaaatcttttttaaaaaagtgacttttCCAAGCAAAAGGCCAGGAGCATTTTAACCTAGGAAAGCGCCCGTTGAAATTTACTTCTGCGCTCCAGCAGTTAGTCCACGAGAGAGCTCCGTAAAGTCGTGACCAGACCCGCGTTCCTCTGCGTGTCCTCCTTGGGCCCTGGCTGCCCCACCTTGTGCGCGACCCCAAGACGGCCCCAGGCCCCCGATGAGACGGATCTGTAGCTGCTGGTT encodes the following:
- the ZBTB46 gene encoding zinc finger and BTB domain-containing protein 46 isoform X1, whose protein sequence is MNNRKEDMEIASHYRHLLRELNEQRQHGVLCDVCVVVEGKVFKAHKNVLLGSSRYFKTLYCQVQKTSDQATVTHLDIVTAQGFKAIIDFMYSAHLALTSRNVIEVMSAASFLQMTDIVQACHDFIKAALDISIKPDASDELAEFEISAPPGSSTDALISAVMAGRSISPWLARRTSPANSSGDSAIASCHEGSSSYGKEDQEPKADGPDDIASQSLWPGDVGYGSLRVKEEQVSPSHYGGSELPSARDGAMQNPFSEQVGGDGWQPAGRRKNRKNKETVRHITQQVQDESRAGSPVASFLPTSGWPFSSRDSNADLTVTEASGADSRGERAELFGHVDEGLLGGEASYLGPPLTPEKEEALHQATAVANLRAALMSKSSLLSLKADVLGDDSSLLLDYLPKGTHSLSLNEFTVIRKKFKCPYCSFSAMHQCILKRHMRSHTGERPYPCEICGKKFTRREHMKRHTLVHSKDKKYVCKLCSRVFMSAASVGIKHGSRRHGVCADCAGRGVAGPLDGGGTEGSPELFPGDGPYLEDPDDPRGEGEEELCEDEDEVGLAHEDALLVAEKEDEDSPRGPGSPPGAPDKDFSWIS
- the ZBTB46 gene encoding zinc finger and BTB domain-containing protein 46 isoform X2, which encodes MNNRKEDMEIASHYRHLLRELNEQRQHGVLCDVCVVVEGKVFKAHKNVLLGSSRYFKTLYCQVQKTSDQATVTHLDIVTAQGFKAIIDFMYSAHLALTSRNVIEVMSAASFLQMTDIVQACHDFIKAALDISIKPDASDELAEFEISAPPGSSTDALISAVMAGRSISPWLARRTSPANSSGDSAIASCHEGSSSYGKEDQEPKADGPDDIASQSLWPGDVGYGSLRVKEEQVSPSHYGGSELPSARDGAMQNPFSEQVGGDGWQPAGRRKNRKNKETVRHITQQVQDESRAGSPVASFLPTSGWPFSSRDSNADLTVTEASGADSRGERAELFGHVDEGLLGGEASYLGPPLTPEKEEALHQATAVANLRAALMSKSSLLSLKADVLGDDSSLLLDYLPKGTHSLSLNEFTVIRKKFKCPYCSFSAMHQCILKRHMRSHTGERPYPCEICGKKFTRREHMKRHTLGEGQLSRSSRVDPHPS